The bacterium HR11 genome includes a region encoding these proteins:
- the rsbV gene encoding Anti-sigma-B factor antagonist, with protein sequence MQVSRQDFPDHTVLAIEGPIRVGESARKFYELMSEVLDAGVACVLVDLRGVDYIDSTGLGELVGFLERLRGTSARLVLVQPRDRILTLLRITGLDQVFPIFDSLETARTHLGLSGAAG encoded by the coding sequence ATGCAAGTGTCCCGCCAGGATTTCCCCGATCACACGGTCCTGGCCATCGAGGGCCCGATCCGGGTCGGGGAGAGCGCTCGGAAGTTTTACGAGCTGATGAGCGAAGTCCTCGACGCCGGCGTGGCCTGCGTCCTGGTAGACTTGCGGGGCGTCGATTACATCGACAGTACGGGGCTCGGCGAGCTGGTCGGCTTCCTGGAACGACTCCGGGGGACCTCGGCCCGCCTCGTCCTCGTTCAGCCCCGGGACCGCATCTTGACCCTCTTGCGGATCACGGGTTTGGACCAGGTCTTCCCGATCTTCGACTCCCTGGAAACGGCCCGGACCCATCTGGGCCTCTCCGGGGCGGCAGGATGA
- the hrp1_1 gene encoding Hypoxic response protein 1: MLKVRDILPSLEVWVTFPEATVLEAARLMAEHQVGALPVVNEYGQLIGIVTERDVLYQVVARERDPRQTSVADIMTRDVEVVDLDDSSLQALYKMSTRRCRHLPVVHDNQVVGMLSIKDILWAELRRQQAASAGEASSAEVHTWVCLQCDFRLTAWMPPDECPRCGAFNSFRFSLA; this comes from the coding sequence ATGCTGAAAGTTCGGGACATCCTGCCGAGCCTTGAAGTCTGGGTCACCTTCCCCGAGGCCACGGTCCTCGAAGCCGCCCGCCTGATGGCCGAGCACCAGGTCGGGGCCCTGCCGGTCGTCAACGAATACGGGCAACTCATCGGCATCGTGACCGAGCGGGACGTGCTCTACCAGGTCGTCGCCCGGGAACGGGATCCCCGTCAGACGTCGGTCGCCGACATCATGACCCGGGATGTGGAGGTCGTCGACCTGGACGACTCCTCCCTCCAGGCCCTTTACAAGATGAGTACTCGCCGGTGCCGCCACCTGCCGGTCGTGCACGACAACCAGGTCGTCGGCATGCTGTCGATCAAGGACATCCTGTGGGCCGAGCTCCGTCGTCAGCAGGCGGCGTCGGCCGGGGAGGCTTCCTCGGCCGAGGTGCATACCTGGGTCTGCCTGCAGTGCGACTTTCGGCTGACGGCTTGGATGCCGCCCGACGAATGCCCCCGCTGTGGGGCCTTTAACAGCTTCCGGTTTTCATTGGCTTGA